A region of the Pricia mediterranea genome:
CTGTCCGACGACGGCGGGGAGATTCGAGCCGCTGGAATCGGGTAGGTATCCTTTCAACGTATCCCAGGAAACGCTACGGCTTTGTTCCAATACCGATATCTGTTCTGCGATATTGCGCAACTGGCGCACATTGCCAGGCCATCGATATTTCAATAACAGCTGAACGGCATCGTCTTGCAAACGGATGGTGGGCATTTTGTACTTCGTACCAAAATCGGAGGCGAACTTTCGAAAGAGCAGGTGAATATCGTCCCGTCTTTCGCGCAATGGAGGAATATTGATCTCTACCGTACTCAATCGATAGTAGAGGTCTTCGCGGAATTTTTCCTTTTTTATGGCCTCGAGCATATTGATGTTGGTGGCCGCCACGATGCGCACATCGGTTTTTTGAACCTGCGAAGAGCCCACTTTGAGGAATTCCCCGTTCTCCAGTACGCGCAATAGGCGCACTTGAGTGGTCAAGGGCAGTTCGCCGACCTCGTCTAGAAAAATGGTACCGCCATCGGCCACTTCAAAATAACCGCTACGGGTTGAAGTGGCGCCTGTAAAAGCCCCTTTTTCGTGTCCGAAAAGCTCACTGTCGATAGTACCTTCGGGAATGGCCCCGCAGTTTACCGCGATATACTTGGCATGCTTGCGATGCGAAAGCGAATGTATGATTTTGGGGATGGCCTCTTTTCCCACCCCGCTTTCACCTGTCACCAAGACCGAAATATCGGTAGGCGCGACCTGAGTAGCCTTCTCCAAGGCACGGTTCAGCTTCGGATCGTTTCCGATGATCTCATACCGTTGTTTTAAAGATTGAATGTTCTCCATGGTTCACTACTTCTGAAAAAACGGGATGCATTCCCCTAATTGAATCCTGTTTTCAGAAAAAAGGAATGAAAATTATTGATTACCTATTATTTAATATTTTTCGTCTAACGTCTAACGTCTAACGTCTAACGTCTAACGTCTAACGTCCGACACCTAACGCCCAACCCCAACCGCTTCCCCGATCAAGGTGGCCGAGGTGCAGCTATCCATACGCACCATTACAAAATCGCCAACTTGATAATCCTCTTTCGGAAATACGGCCACGGTGTTCTGCGAGTTGCGGCCCATCCAGTGTTCGTCCGATTTTTTCGAGGGGCCTTCGATCAACACTTCCTGAATTTTGCCGAGATGCTGTTCGGTACGTTCCTGACAGTGTTCGCGTTGTAGGGCGATGATTTCTGACAACCTTCTTTTCTTGATTTCCTGCGGCACGTCGTCTTCCAGTTTGCGTTCGGCCAAGGTACCCGGTCGTTCGGAATAGGCGAACATAAAACCGTAGTCGTATTTGACATATTCCATAAGGGACAAGGTGTCTTGATGGTCTTGCTCCGTTTCCGTTGGGAAGCCTGTAATCATATCCTGCGAAATGGCCACATCGGGGATAATCTCCCGGATGTTGTCGATCAACTCAAAATACTCCTGTCGGGTATGCAGGCGGTTCATGGCCTTAAGAATACGGTCGCTACCGCTTTGTACCGGCAGATGGATGTAGTTGCAGATGTTCTCGTATTTGGCCATGGTACGGATGACATCCAAGGTCATGTCCTGCGGGTTCGAGGTCGAGAACCGGATACGCATCCTAGGCTGGGCCAGGGCGACCTTTTCGAGCAGTTGCGCAAAATCCACTGCCGTAGCCTTCTGCATGTCCGAAGCCTTGGAAAAATCCTTCTTCAGTCCCCCGCCGTACCAAAGATAGCTGTCCACGTTCTGGCCCAGCAAGGTGATTTCCTTGAATCCCTTTTCCCACAGATCGTTGATCTCGTCGACGATCGATTGCGGATCCCGGCTGCGTTCGCGTCCCCTCGTGAAAGGCACCACGCAGAAGGTACACATGTTGTCGCAGCCCCGGGTGATGGAAACGAAGGCGGTGACCCCGTTGGTATTCAGGCGAACGGGCGCGACATCACCGTAGGTCTCGTCTTTTGAAAGAATAACGTTCACGGCATTGCGGCCTTCATCGATCTCCTGTATCAGGTTGGGCAGGTCTTTATAGGCATCGGGACCGACGACCATATCCACAATCTTTTCCTCTTCCAGAAATTGATGTTTCAGACGCTCTGCCATACAGCCCAGTACGCCGACCTTCATATGCGGACGCTCCTGCTTGACGGCGTTGAACTTTTCGAGCCGTTTTCGAACGGTAAGTTCCGCCTTTTCCCGGATCGAACAGGTATTGACCAAGACCAGGTCGGCCTCGGTGAGTTCTTGGGTGGTATCGAAACCCTCCTTGGCCAAAATCGAGGCCACGATCTCGCTATCGGAAAAGTTCATCTGGCAGCCGTAGCTCTCGATATAAAGCTTCCGGCCGTTCGATTGTTGCCTTTCCAGCGATAGCGCGGTGCCTTGAACTTTTTTGTCGATTATCTTTTCCATATCCTATTTAACATCCTCATAATCCGATTACATCCTCAAAAACGCCGGTAAAACCTAGCGAAGGGCAAATATAGCACTAAATCCATGTCAATGACAAAGTGACAGTTGTAAATTTAATCTAAAATCCGACGCAACCTTTTGTCATCTTGCGTATCTTATTTATAGCGCCTCTAAAGCGATAACCTTAAAAAACCAGATAAAATGAAACAGACCGTACTTCTTTTCGCTTTCATTGCCGCATTCGGATTGATTTCCTGTGAAGACCAAGACGATATTTTGCCGCAATCCCGCGAATATCGGATCGCGACCCCCTTAACGGCAGACCTGGCCTCGTTCAAAGAAGAGGCCGTTGCGGTTACCGAACCCGTACCCATGCGGGAATCAGGTAAAATCTATGCCTATAAAGATTATGTATTCGTCAACGACGTGTCGCAGGGATTTCATATTCTGGACAACAGCGACCCGAGTGCGCCTACCAATATCGGGTTTATCAAGTTAGAGGGCAACCATGACATTTCTATTAAAAATGAGCGGCTGTATGCGGATAGTTACGGCGATTTGATCGTGATGGATATTTCGGATATCGACAATATCCCGCCGGCCAAAAGGATGGAAAATGCCATATATCAAGAGTTTTGGTGTACCGTAGGATGGGATGTGGATTGGCCCGAGGCCGATTATTTCGATTATGGCAACTTGGACCCCACCCAAGAGGCCATCATCGGTTGGGAGGTCGAGACCGAGCGCCTGAGCCCCGCCGAATTTGAAACCCGGTTCGGCTATAACCCGCAAGTTGTCAACGGTGATTTGGCCTTTAACAGCAGTGGGGCCGAGGTGGCCGCGACGCCTACCTCGGATGCCGGTTCCACCACCGGGCAGGGGGGCTCTATGGCCCGCTTTAAAATTGTCGACCATTACCTGTACGCGGTGGAATGGGCGAGTATCAGCATTTTCGATATTTCGGACCTCGACAACCCTAAGATCCTAGAGGATGTTTACACCACCGGTACCATCGAAACCATCTTTAACCAAGGCGATAAGCTTTTTCTGGGCGGTCCCCAAGGCATGTACATCTACGATATTTCGACGCCTGCCAAGCCGACTTACGTATCCGAATTTATACACGGAACCGCCTGTGATCCCGTAGTGGTCGATGGCGATTATGCCTATGTTACCCTCAGGGGAGATAATTTCTGCGGAAATACCGAAAGTGGACTCTACATCGTCAACCTGACCGACCTCAAAAATCCCGAACTGCAAAAGTTCTATCCGCTAAAAGGCCCGAACGGACTTGGGTTCAAGGACAACAAGCTATTTATCTGTGACGGTTCCGACGGACTGAAGGTTTATGACAAGACCGATGTCGATGACCTGAAGCTGTTGAACCATTTCGAGGATATCGTAACCTACGATGTCATCCCCCTCGAGAATTCGCTGCTGATGATCGGCGACAAGGTGCTTTATCAATACAAGTATTTCGAGGATAACCTGCGGTTGTTGAGCACTTTTGAGCTCAAGTGAACGTAAAAATTACAAAATCACAGCATAAGGCACCTTTCCCCGGGTGCTTTTATTGTATCGTGATGACCCGGCCCATTCCAATACTGGTCGATTCTTTTTAATTCCAAGTCCTTCTTCCTTTCCCCTTTAGCGCAGCGGTCTTACGTTCTAAGTCCTACGCCGATATATTAAGGTATAGCCCATAATTAAAAAATTCAGTTACTTTTGTGGCTTCAAAATCAATGTATGGCCAAGAATCTAGTTATCGTCGAGTCGCCCGCAAAGGCGAAGACAATCGAGAAATTTTTAGGGAAAGACTACAAGGTGGAGTCCAGCTTCGGGCACATCGCCGATCTGCCCTCAAAAGAATTGGGGGTAGATGTCGAAAAAAATTTCGAACCCAAGTACATTGTCGATAAGGATAAAAAAGCGGTCGTCAAAAAATTAAAGGGCCTTGCCGACAAGGCCGAACTCATTTGGTTGGCCAGTGATGAAGACCGTGAAGGGGAAGCCATCTCATGGCATTTGGCCGAGGAATTGAAGCTCGACGAGAAAAAGACCCGGCGTATCGTCTTTAACTCGATTACCAAGTCCGCCATCCAAAAAGCGATCGAGAATCCCCGTAAAATCAACTACAACCTGGTCAATGCGCAGCAAGCGCGACGGGTGTTGGACCGTCTAGTGGGCTACGAGCTGTCCCCGGTACTATGGAAGAAAATCAAACCGGGCCTTTCCGCAGGTCGGGTGCAGTCCGTTGCGGTACGCTTGATCGTAGAGCGGGAAAGGGCCATCGAGGCCTTTACGCCCGAGGCATCCTTTAAGATATCCGCGGAATTCAAAACGGAAGAAGGCAGTGTCTTTACCGCAAAGCTGAACAAGGCCTTCCCAAGCCAAGAAGCGGCCCAGAAATTCTTGGACAAAAATATAGGGGCCGACTTTTCCGTGGGAAGTTTGGACAAAAAGCCCGCGAAGAAATCCCCCTCCGCCCCGTTCACTACGTCCACCCTGCAACAGGAAGCCTCGCGAAAACTCTATTTTTCCGTGAGCAGGACCATGCAGGTCGCGCAACGGCTTTATGAAGCCGGTTTGATCACCTACATGCGAACCGATAGCGTCAATCTCTCGGGAGAAGCCATCGGGGCCGCCAAGAAGGCGGTCATCTCCAACTACGGGGAGAAGTACAGTAAGGTCAGAAACTATAAAGGGAAGTCAAAAGGGGCGCAAGAGGCCCATGAGGCCATCCGCCCGACCAACATGAAAAACGCGTCCCCCTCTTTGGAGCGCGACCAGTCGAAACTTTACGAA
Encoded here:
- the miaB gene encoding tRNA (N6-isopentenyl adenosine(37)-C2)-methylthiotransferase MiaB gives rise to the protein MEKIIDKKVQGTALSLERQQSNGRKLYIESYGCQMNFSDSEIVASILAKEGFDTTQELTEADLVLVNTCSIREKAELTVRKRLEKFNAVKQERPHMKVGVLGCMAERLKHQFLEEEKIVDMVVGPDAYKDLPNLIQEIDEGRNAVNVILSKDETYGDVAPVRLNTNGVTAFVSITRGCDNMCTFCVVPFTRGRERSRDPQSIVDEINDLWEKGFKEITLLGQNVDSYLWYGGGLKKDFSKASDMQKATAVDFAQLLEKVALAQPRMRIRFSTSNPQDMTLDVIRTMAKYENICNYIHLPVQSGSDRILKAMNRLHTRQEYFELIDNIREIIPDVAISQDMITGFPTETEQDHQDTLSLMEYVKYDYGFMFAYSERPGTLAERKLEDDVPQEIKKRRLSEIIALQREHCQERTEQHLGKIQEVLIEGPSKKSDEHWMGRNSQNTVAVFPKEDYQVGDFVMVRMDSCTSATLIGEAVGVGR
- a CDS encoding LVIVD repeat-containing protein; translation: MKQTVLLFAFIAAFGLISCEDQDDILPQSREYRIATPLTADLASFKEEAVAVTEPVPMRESGKIYAYKDYVFVNDVSQGFHILDNSDPSAPTNIGFIKLEGNHDISIKNERLYADSYGDLIVMDISDIDNIPPAKRMENAIYQEFWCTVGWDVDWPEADYFDYGNLDPTQEAIIGWEVETERLSPAEFETRFGYNPQVVNGDLAFNSSGAEVAATPTSDAGSTTGQGGSMARFKIVDHYLYAVEWASISIFDISDLDNPKILEDVYTTGTIETIFNQGDKLFLGGPQGMYIYDISTPAKPTYVSEFIHGTACDPVVVDGDYAYVTLRGDNFCGNTESGLYIVNLTDLKNPELQKFYPLKGPNGLGFKDNKLFICDGSDGLKVYDKTDVDDLKLLNHFEDIVTYDVIPLENSLLMIGDKVLYQYKYFEDNLRLLSTFELK
- a CDS encoding sigma-54 interaction domain-containing protein, yielding MENIQSLKQRYEIIGNDPKLNRALEKATQVAPTDISVLVTGESGVGKEAIPKIIHSLSHRKHAKYIAVNCGAIPEGTIDSELFGHEKGAFTGATSTRSGYFEVADGGTIFLDEVGELPLTTQVRLLRVLENGEFLKVGSSQVQKTDVRIVAATNINMLEAIKKEKFREDLYYRLSTVEINIPPLRERRDDIHLLFRKFASDFGTKYKMPTIRLQDDAVQLLLKYRWPGNVRQLRNIAEQISVLEQSRSVSWDTLKGYLPDSSGSNLPAVVGQKKSESDFSNEREILYKVLFDMKGDLNDLKKLTLALMKNDDGDKVQEENEGLIEKIYGNNGQNAVEDDRDPLEVLQLPEHDAPGPQRKPPQEDKYHFAEEIEEEETLSLQEKEVELIKKSLERNQGKRKAAAAELGISERTLYRKIKQYDL